A window of the Podospora bellae-mahoneyi strain CBS 112042 chromosome 6, whole genome shotgun sequence genome harbors these coding sequences:
- a CDS encoding hypothetical protein (COG:S; EggNog:ENOG503NX77) → MRLPCRSTAVICDILLLLSASRLAAAADDAAATKPPAAPLWIQPSGEWYGIDGTWSNFMFVIGSPAEIVYLTPSTALSEIWTISSGGCHPVQICINARGGVFNSSLSESWQPLGAWKLGMNHTGMGGNGDYGLETLGFVNTLTSVSTLLENTLVAAINDTQYYNGFIGLGVTPGKFGSNVSTPFIPQLAQVYGAIPSHSYGYTAGAYYRENGKKGSGTVASLVLGGYDRLRFVPHGNNFALDPITRLPLVRLRGVTAQITDEDKAPAANWTSTSRTLVNMDDSIEAFIDSSTPYLWLPTEVCERFADALNLTWREDLGLYTFAGGGEQYTRFQNDETLSFTFTLSSFDNTDNFGQPFNVPGVVNITIPSAAFAQLLRYPFRNVIQWGESSIPYFPLKRSTTEVNNNTYIIGRAFMQEAYIITTYDKSMFSLHQALFPEAASSNYSLEAIARPPDSPYPEFTSAPAPTGTNNRLGTGQTVGIVFSAFITGSILGALIWFCCRRKKSKQNSQNSETDEDKREAHVTEEEEPQSPVKKVFSLIIRRKRSRKPEIHEVHNNSTQPVEVGADGENQVYEMPVPPEPVELDSHDLGDDETDVGVDSAQGMSEYELTQRKLERQMRGPVPTYTPTSTTHMTIPTGVMQQEKSMQDMSRVAHYRPPDTPSPVSSPTYANSDSFPNSLPSPMTPHGDWAGRMFDLPSPMTVAPPPLHLYPPSQQHHHHHNRTSDPAGSSYSPVSPTSAQTFAPSSVSMSRSDSNDGVSPTSLTSSVRLPPPSFQRTPINNSQIVCLGPLPEHIELPTQRPPQPPTPTTRVFHSNGQPVDGGVSPVSPTSPLPLPPGRLGGGHYRSENNGSSETLGSNFTEEEAGEMILGRGGNTIQPTQGEQQQRRLGQVPQRISLLQPQPPPPPRGGRGGEQEEDDDNDMPNSPQSMERIEGRDGLIHVPQVADKRYSWEEGSG, encoded by the exons ATGCGGTTGCCCTGTCGTTCGACCGCTGTCATCTGTGacatcttgctgctgctgtccgcGTCACGactcgctgctgctgctg acgaTGCCGCTGCCACCAAGCCACCAGCTGCTCCTCTCTGGATCCAGCCTTCTGGAGAATG GTATGGTATCGACGGCACATGGTCCAATTTTATGTTTGTGATAGGCTCGCCCGCCGAGATTGTCTACCTCACGCCATCGACGGCCTTGTCGGAAATCTGGACGATATCTAGCGGTGGCTGTCATCCGGTTCAAATCTGCATCAATGCTCGGGGTGGTGTCTTCAACTCCTCGCTGTCGGAATCATGGCAGCCATTGGGGGCTTGGAAGCTGGGCATGAACCACACGGGAATGGGGGGGAATGGTGATTATGGGTTGGAAACCTTGGGGTTCGTCAACACGCTGACTTCGGTGTCGACGCTCCTCGAGAACACATTGGTGGCCGCCATCAACGACACGCAGTATTACAACGGCTTTATTGGGCTTGGTGTCACGCCTGGGAAGTTCGGCTCCAATGTCTCGACTCCTTTTATCCCTCAGCTTGCCCAGGTGTATGGCGCTATTCCCAGTCATAGTTATGGGTACACCGCCGGCGCCTACTACCGAGAGA ATGGCAAGAAGGGCAGTGGCACAGTTGCCTCTCTGGTTCTGGGGGGGTACGATAGGCTTCGATTCGTCCCTCACGGCAACAACTTTGCCCTCGATCCGATCACGCGGCTTCCTCTTGTTCGCCTGCGTGGTGTGACGGCGCAAATCACAGACGAGGACAAGGCCCCGGCTGCTAATTGGACATCAACAAGTCGGACGTTGGTCAATATGGATGATTCCATCGAGGCTTTCATCGACTCTTCCACACCGTACCTGTGGCTGCCGACTGAAGTATGCGAGCGTTTTGCTGATGCTCTCAATCTAACATGGAGGGAGGATCTCGGGTTGTACACTTTTGCAGGCGGAGGGGAACAGTACACGCGCTTTCAAAACGACGAGACTTTgtccttcaccttcaccctTTCGAGCTTTGACAACACCGACAACTTTGGGCAACCGTTTAATGTTCCGGGCGTGGTCAACATCACGATTCCGTCGGCGGCGTTTGCGCAGTTATTACGTTACCCTTTCAGAAACGTCATTCAATGGGGCGAATCGAGCATCCCGTATTTCCCGCTGAAGCGTTCGACTACCGAGGTCAACAATAATACCTATATCATTGGTCGGGCGTTTATGCAGGAGGCATACATCATTACTACTTACGATAAGAGCATGTTCTCGCTTCACCAGGCGTTGTTTCCCGAGGCGGCCTCGAGTAATTACTCACTTGAAGCCATCGCAAGGCCACCGGATAGCCCGTACCCAGAATTCACAAGCGCGCCTGCGCCGACTGGGACGAATAACAGACTGGGGACTGGCCAGACGGTTGGTATCGTGTTCAGCGCCTTCATCACAGGAAGTATTTTGGGGGCTCTGATATGGTTTTGCTGCCGTCGGAAAAAGTCAAAGCAAAACTCTCAAAATTCCGAGACAGACGAGGACAAACGCGAGGCTCACGTcacagaagaggaggagccaCAGAGTCCAGTCAAGAAGGTGTTTTCGTTGATCAtcaggaggaagagatcaAGGAAACCAGAAATTCACGAAGtgcacaacaacagcacccaacccgtcgaggttggggcAGACGGAGAAAACCAGGTGTACGAAATGCCTGTACCGCCAGAACCGGTTGAGCTGGACAGCCATGATCTTGGGGATGACGAGACCGACGTTGGGGTAGATAGTGCCCAGGGAATGAGCGAATATGAGCTCACTCAGCGGAAACTGGAAAGGCAGATGAGGGGGCCGGTGCCGACTTATACACCCACGTCAACAACGCACATGACGATACCGACGGGGGTGATGCAGCAAGAAAAGTCCATGCAGGACATGAGCCGAGTTGCTCATTACCGACCGCCAGATACGCCCTCGCCGGTGTCGTCGCCGACGTATGCGAATAGCGACTCGTTTCCGAATTCGTTGCCGTCACCGATGACGCCGCATGGGGActgggcggggaggatgttTGATTTGCCTTCTCCTATGACGGTTGCTCCGCCGCCGTTGCATTTATATCCCCCTtcccagcaacaccaccaccaccacaacaggaCTTCGGATCCTGCTGGCTCGAGTTATTCACCTGTTTCCCCAACCTCGGCTCAGACGTTTGCCCCTTCGTCGGTGTCGATGAGTCGGTCGGATTCAAATGATGGGGTATCGCCCACGTCGCTGACTTCGTCAGTGAGGTTACCACCGCCGTCGTTTCAAAGAACACCGATTAACAACTCCCAGATTGTCTGCTTGGGACCGTTGCCGGAACATATCGAGCTGCCTACTCAAcgtccacctcaaccaccgacGCCGACTACTAGAGTTTTTCACTCGAACGGGCAGCCGGTCGATGGAGGGGTGTCGCCTGTGTCGCCGACTTCTCCTTTGCCGCTTCCGCCGGGGAGGTTAGGGGGAGGGCATTATCGCTCTGAGAATAATGGCAGTAGTGAGACGTTGGGGAGTAATTttaccgaggaggaggcgggggagatgattttggggaggggggggaataCGATACAACCAACACAaggggagcagcagcagaggagaTTGGGACAGGTGCCTCAGAGGATAAGTCTGTtgcagccgcagccgccgccgccgccgaggggagggagagggggggagcaagaggaggatgatgacaatgacaTGCCGAATAGTCCGCAGAGCATGGAGCGGATAGAGGGACGGGATGGGTTGATTCATGTGCCGCAGGTGGCGGATAAGAGGTAtagttgggaggaggggagtgggtga
- a CDS encoding hypothetical protein (EggNog:ENOG503P6RZ): MVGGRRLLLSIAALSGAGLNNGVEARFRRQDGAGVDVVQNATTPISEPTTPVITSTPDPPPTPIDLPGTPTTFTTTKKVPPIGPPRPGISAAGIIELDETIGVDDEEEVTVLGGGLLRLTAASNAQPTPAEEEYVYPGEYGSGGTLTTDTNAFTRTVLPTRVSVVPNLGTVRGPPPVETTTSIISPPIRTPPTRPPAIPAPVAAPQDGVQNIDLGDPMQETPAPEEQEPEPEPEPAPAPAPVIPGIPGGGRPAGPPVRTSKSVVTAIVTEIDLGHGNPATTTSTSTWNGYSNSTFVTSVLYPNQTTPHISTPTATLSFCQPSDLTIPPTVWSIVYTSTLTWFGNPEDYTPEYPPISTPPVSSCVPSPPRLTVSRCSSTSTGEENTPCFVTVTASTSYPWGYGPQTSTVPNTVTFVTTDKNPAVIYTSMKPPNYGVTQPPRTQAHHESLTEDGAASPISTPSYGSEPNNPGPNNPSNPNNPSNPNNSPSSPNNPSNPSNPNNPNNPNRPQPIEESRSATITRSPVTVIIQPTAIVINDNTIKDNTTKKTQVVIVSGETFTIDPTRVVGADTTIDRVTATGGGVYYPSTPTTTSLRGVQVILTSSRVIIGGSTYTFSPTSTIAVVNDETFTIGPTAIAAGSQTLNLPAAPVPTEVVVVGGELITAIGPTLAVISGSTITYGSTVSTTTIGGDVITFGPGGVTAHGTITLGGSAARPGETQYVVAGGATITKIGASVVVVKQTTYTIAPAAAGGMGDRMVTTTVGGEVITIGPEGVVVGTTTMGFPFGPTVVITPGGRGGGFAAATGVVEGEDEEDGGVAVGISRGMLLGVVVGWLAWMV, encoded by the exons ATGGTTGGGGGTAGGCGGTTGCTGCTTTCGATCGCGGCGCTCTCTGGCGCTGGCCTCAACAATGGAGTTGAAG CTCGGTTCAGGAGGCAAGATGGAGCAGGTGTCGATGTCGTCCAGAACGCTACAACACCAATAtcagaaccaacaacaccagtcATCACATCAACTCCTgatccaccaccaacaccaataGACTTGCCTGGCACACCTACTAccttcacaaccaccaagaaaGTGCCGCCAATAGGGCCGCCTCGACCTGGGATATCGGCTGCGGGCATTATCGAGCTTGATGAGACCATCGGGgtggacgatgaggaggaagttaCTGTACTTGGCGGGGGTCTTTTGAGGCTGACTGCTGCCTCGAACGCGCAGCCTACgccagcagaggaggagtatGTGTATCCGGGGGAATACGGCTCAGGTGGGACGTTGACGACCGACACCAACGCCTTCACACGGACTGTACTCCCGACCAGGGTATCAGTTGTGCCAAATTTGGGGACCGTCAGAGGTCCGCCGCCAGTCGAAACGACAACATCGATTATATCTCCTCCGATCAGGAcgccaccaacaaggccacCCGCCATCCCAGCCCCGGTCGCGGCCCCGCAAGATGGGGTTCAGAATATTGATCTGGGCGATCCCATGCAAGAGACGCCAGCACCAGAAGAGCAGGAGCCGGAGCCAGAACCGGAACCGGCGCCCGCACCAGCACCCGTGATACCAGGTATTCCGGGAGGTGGCCGTCCTGCCGGTCCTCCGGTAAGGACGTCAAAAAGTGTAGTAACCGCAATCGTCACGGAAATCGACCTGGGGCATGGTAATCCCGCTACCACGACATCTACATCGACGTGGAACGGGTACTCCAACTCGACCTTTGTGACGTCGGTGCTGTACCCCAACCAAACTACACCACATATCTCTACGCCCACAGCCACTCTTAGCTTTTGCCAACCTTCAGACTTGACTATTCCCCCTACGGTATGGTCGATTGTCTACACAAGCACGCTGACTTGGTTTGGCAACCCTGAGGATTACACGCCTGAGTATCCCCCCATCTCGACCCCGCCGGTTTCATCGTGTGTCCCGTCACCACCCAGGTTGACCGTCTCGCGATGCTCGTCTACAAGCACCGGAGAGGAGAACACACCTTGTTTTGTGACGGTCACAGCGTCCACGTCTTATCCCTGGGGCTATGGACCACAGACAAGCACTGTGCCCAACACTGTCACTTTTGTCACGACGGACAAGAACCCGGCTGTGATTTACACCTCCATGAAGCCACCTAATTATGGTGTTACCCAACCGCCACGGACTCAAGCTCATCATGAGTCCCTCACGGAAGATGGCGCTGCTTCTCCCATCTCGACGCCGTCGTACGGCTCTGAGCCCAATAATCCTGGCCCTAACAACCCGAGCAATCCGAACAACCCAAGCAATCCTAACAACAGCCCGAGCAGTCCAAACAACCCCAGCAatccctccaaccccaacaacccaaacaacccaaacaGACCCCAACCCATCGAAGAGTCCCGCTCAGCAACCATAACCCGCTCCCCGGTAACAGTAATAATCCAACCAACCGCCATTGTCATAAACGACAACACAATCAAAGACAACACGacaaaaaaaacccaagtcgtcatcgtctcGGGCGAGACCTTTACGATCGACCCAACAAGGGTGGTAGGCGCAGACACAACCATCGACCGCGTCACGGCcacaggaggaggggtgtaCTACCCCTCCACGCCCACCACGACCTCCTTACGTGGCGTACAAGTAATCCTGACCTCGTCCCGGGTGATAATCGGTGGATCAACTtacaccttctcccccacctccaccatcgccgtAGTCAACGACGAGACATTCACCATCGGTCCCACGGCGATCGCTGCCGGGTCAcaaaccctcaacctccctgCTGCTCCTGTTCCGACAgaggtcgtggtggtgggaggagagcTGATTACTGCCATTGGCCCCACCTTGGCCGTCATCTCTGGGAGTACGATAACTTATGGTAGCACCGTCTCGACGACGACTATAGGGGGTGATGTCATTACTTTTGGTCCTGGGGGTGTGACGGCGCATGGGACGATCACGCTTGGGGGGAGTGCCGCAAGGCCGGGGGAGACGCAGTATGTCGTTGCTGGGGGCGCGACTATCACCAAGATTGGGGCgagcgtggtggtggtgaagcagACTACGTATACTATcgcgccggcggcggcggggggtATGGGGGATAGGATGGTTACCACTactgttgggggggaggtgatcaCCATTGGGccggagggggttgtggtcgggacgacgacgatggggTTTCCTTTTGGGCCTACGGTTGTTATCACgcctggggggaggggaggggggtttgctgctgctacgggggttgtggagggtgaggatgaggaggatggaggggtggcgGTTGGGATCAGCCGGgggatgttgttgggggtggtggtggggtggttggcgTGGATGGTTTGA
- a CDS encoding hypothetical protein (EggNog:ENOG503NZE0; COG:D), with product MSLAIQFLTKIRGFALEADGASLKDWLQVENDVPDIYYNLAHEIRSNYPDNGSDALEKFVDNCLPEEDNVPEGKGSPWPGFNSFIKDYLEYWRDVNFDDVVNVYTRLSELLISCANALANPTYGVMLLPTSMALSESLSKLVMSLTRQPEVLALIEGDETGDGESKSVVEMAADIIQKFFTSCLGDRSSTRWAPPKGKKVAVYLFANLTLKLLFACEKSHLAVQMFTNLSTSGPALALYPASQRVTFLYYLGRFNFDNAHYFRAHMCLEEAYRQCHTSFLKHRRQILTWWIPSNMLCGRFPSVNLLSRPDAAGFGEVFLPICRAVRSGNFVAFRAALEGKREWLWERGLYLVFLYRLKPLLWRSLTRKTFLLRSGMMDDAVGGKGGEGNKAASLAFEDVVTTATYVQRLLEGYTQAGFGELVPPLGGPKYLMPSEGLIFGNKKPDVDSVESVVAGLVYGGLLQGFIARQQGKFAVEGAKRYGGNAVRAGWPGVYEALGQRFRESWEEGLEAADRGEGEVVGEFGECPGWVRDSS from the exons ATGAGTCTCGCAATCCAATTCCTGACCAAGATACGCGGCTTTGCCCTCGAGGCAGACGGCGCCAGCCTCAAAGACTGGCTGCAGGTCGAGAACGATGTCCCGGATATATACTACAACCTGGCGCACGAGATCAGATCGAACTATCCAGACAACGGGAGTGACGCCCTCGAGAAATTCGTCGACAACTGTCTTCCAGAGGAAGATAACGTGCcagaggggaaggggtcgCCGTGGCCGGGGTTTAATTCTTTCATTAAGGACTACCTCGAGTACTGGCGCGATGTGAACTTTGACGATGTTGTCAATGTTTACACTAGGCTCAGTGAGCTGTTGAT ATCATGCGCCAACGCGCTTGCTAATCCGACCTATGGTGTTATGCTCCTTCCGACGAGCATGGCCTTGTCGGAATCCCTGTCGAAGCTGGTTATGAGCCTGACTAGACAGCCGGAGGTTCTAGCGTTGATAGAAGGGGATGAGACGGGTGACGGGGAGAGCAAGTCGGTTGTTGAGATGGCGGCGGATATTATCCAAAAGTTTTTCACGTCTTGTCTGGGTGACCGCTCCAGCACGAGATGGGCACCGCCAAAGGGGAAAAAGGTGGCGGTTTATCTCTTTGCGAATCTAACTCTTAAACTCCTCTTTGCC TGCGAAAAATCTCACCTCGCCGTCCAAATgttcaccaacctctccacctctgGTCCAGCCCTGGCCTTGTACCCGGCCTCGCAGAGGGTAACCTTCCTCTACTACCTCGGCCGCTTCAACTTTGACAACGCGCACTACTTTCGCGCGCACATGTGCCTCGAGGAGGCCTACAGGCAGTGCCACACCTCATTTCTCAAACACCGGCGCCAGATTCTCACTTGGTGGATCCCCTCCAACATGCTCTGCGGCCGGTTCCCGTCGGtgaacctcctctcccggcCGGACGCAgctgggtttggggaggttttCCTCCCGATATGCAGGGCTGTGAGGTCGGGGAATTTTGTGGCGTTTCGTGCGgcgttggaggggaagagggagtggttgtgggagagggggttgtatCTGGTTTTTCTGTATCGTCTCAAGCCCTTGCTTTGGAGGTCgctgacgaggaagacgTTTCTGTTGAGgtcggggatgatggatgatgcggtggggggaaaggggggggagggtaaTAAGGCTGCTTCGTTGGCTTTTGAGGATGTGGTGACTACGGCGACGTATGTGCAGAGATTGCTCGAGGGGTATACTCAGGCCGGATTTGGGGAACTTGTCCCTCCGCTGGGGGGGCCGAAGTACTTGATGCCGTCCGAGGGGTTAATTTTTGGGAATAAGAAGCCGGATGTGGACAGTGTCGAGAGTGTTGTTGCGGGCTTGGTTTACGGGGGGTTGCTGCAGGGGTTTATTGCGAGGCAGCAGGGGAAGtttgcggtggagggggcgaAGAGGTACGGGGGGAATGCGGTCAGGGCTGGGTGGCCTGGGGTGTATGAAGCGCTTGGGCAAAGGTTTAGGGagagctgggaggaggggttggaggctgcggataggggggagggggaggtggtgggggagtttggggagtgTCCTGGTTGGGTGAGGGATTCGAGCTGA
- a CDS encoding hypothetical protein (EggNog:ENOG503NV1W; COG:I), whose amino-acid sequence MTVMMSRALRLSPQLKSGSARLFSSQACLRKEIRDAYILSASRTPTGKFNGAFLNVSGPQLGAVAIKSAIEKSKVPVDKITDVYMGNVLQASVGQAPARQAAIFAGLPPSVEAITINKVCASGLKAVAFAAQNIQLGLAEAQVAGGFENMSRVPYYVPRASNLPPFGHVKMEDGLIKDGLTDVYDQFHMGNCAENTVKKYKLTREEQDKYAIQSYERSQAAWKAGAFADEIAPVTVKGKKGDVIVGEDEGYLDIKLDKVPTLKPAFVRDGTGTVTAANSSTLNDGASALVLGSKEIAQQYGSGSRVLARIVSSADAALDPIDFPVAPAKAVPIALERAGITKDQVAVWEFNEAFAAVIKANEKILGLEGARVNPVGGAISLGHALGSSGSRILTTLLHQLKPGEYGVAAICNGGGAATAMVVQRIESV is encoded by the exons ATGACGGTAATGATGTCAAGGGCGCTACGTCTGTCGCCGCAACTTAAAAGCGGCTCGGCTCGGCTGTTTTCTTCACAAGCTTGCCTTCGCAAGGAGATTCGAGACGCATACATCTTGAGCGCTTCCCGCACACCAACAGGAAAG TTCAACGGCGCTTTCCTGAATGTTAGCGGGCCACAGCTCGGCGCCGTCGCCATCAAGTCTGCCATCGAGAAGTCAAAGGTGCCCGTCGACAAGATCACCGATGTCTACATGGGCAATGTCCTCCAGGCCTCGGTTGGGCAGGCCCCGGCGCGCCAGGCTGCCATCTTTGCCGGACTCCCTCCCTCCGTCGAGGctatcaccatcaacaaggtCTGCGCTTCTGGTCTGAAGGCTGTGGCATTTGCGGCGCAAAACATCCAGCTGGGTCTGGCCGAGGCTCAGGTTGCCGGCGGCTTCGAGAACATGTCGAGAGTACCATACTACGTGCCCCGCGCGAGCAACCTGCCTCCGTTTGGTCACGTCAAGATGGAGGACGGTCTCATCAAGGATGGTCTTACCGACGTCTATGACCAGTTCCACATGGGCAACTGCGCCGAGAACACGGTGAAGAAGTACAAGCTCACCCGCGAGGAGCAAGATAAATATGCCATCCAGTCCTACGAGAGATCACAGGCCGCCTGGAAGGCTGGTGCCTTTGCTGATGAGATTGCGCCGGTTACtgtcaagggcaagaagggcgACGTCAtcgttggcgaggatgaggggtaTCTCGATATCAAGCTCGACAAGGTTCCCACGCTCAAGCCCGCCTTCGTCCGTGACGGAACTGGCACCGTGACTGCCGCGAACTCGTCGACTCTCAACGATGGTGCCAGTGCCCTTGTGCTCGGCAGCAAGGAGATTGCGCAGCAGTACGGCTCCGGCTCAAGAGTTCTCGCGCGCATTGTCAGCTCCGCCGATGCTGCCCTGGACCCCATTGATTTCCCTGTCGCTCCGGCCAAGGCTGTTCCCATTGCTCTGGAAAGGGctggcatcaccaaggacCAGGTGGCTGTGTGGGAGTTCAACGAGGCGTTCGCCGCCGTGATCAAGGCTAACGAGAAG AttctggggttggagggtgcGAGGGTGAACCCTGTTGGTGGAGCGATTTCGCTGGGCCATGCGCTGGGCAGCTCGGGCTCGCGCATTCTCACCACCTTGCTTCACCAGCTGAAGCCTGGTGAGTACGGTGTTGCGGCTATCTGCAACGGCGGAGGTGCCGCGACAGCGATGGTTGTGCAGAGAATCGAGTCTGTATGA
- the UBC2 gene encoding Ubiquitin-conjugating enzyme E2 2 (COG:O; EggNog:ENOG503NXSQ): MSTAARRRLMRDFKRMQTDPPAGVSASPVPDNVMTWNAVIIGPADTPFEDGTFRLVMHFEEQYPNKPPSVKFISQMFHPNVYATGELCLDILQNRWSPTYDVAAVLTSIQSLLNDPNTGSPANVEASNLYKDNRKEYTKRVRETVEKSWED; the protein is encoded by the exons ATGTCGACGGCAGCCCGCAGACGTCTCATGCGAGACTTCAAG CGCATGCAAACCGACCCTCCCGCTGGCGTTTCTGCTTCTCCGGTTCCAGACAATGTGATGACTTG GAATGCCGTCATTATTGGACCCGCTGATACTCCATTCGAAGACGGAACCTTTAGACTCGTGATGCATTTCGAAGAACAGTATCCCAACAAGCCGCCCTCGGTCAAGTTCATCAGCCAGATGTTCCATCCCAACGTCTACGCCACCGGCGAACTCTGCTTGGATATCCTCCAGAATCGATGGAGTCCCACGTACGATGTTGCGGCTGTTCTTACGAGTATTCAAAG TTTGCTCAACGACCCGAACACGGGATCCCCAGCGAACGTCGAAGCTTCCAATTTGTACAAGGACAACCGTAAGGAGTACACGAAAAGAGTcagggagacggtggagaaGAGCTGGGAAGACTAA